A window of Methylomonas sp. 11b genomic DNA:
ACATCATCCTTTGTTCTTCGTGTTGCCAATTGCACTGGAATTAACTGTATTTTATTGGGTAATGACACATCTGCTGTAACTGATGCGTTTGGGCCGTATAGATCCAGAGTGTTTAAGTCAGTAAGTGAGGCACGCAATTGGTGTAAGGGGCCAAAATTCAAAAACCATTGATTGAAGCCGGCGGCTATCAGTTTAGGTTCTTACTGATATTAATGGCCGAGTTAATTCGGACGATCAAATCTCGGGGCGAAAACGGTTTCGTAATATTATCATTGACGCCGACTTCAAACGCGCGAATCCGATCATTTCTTTCCGCCCGTGCCGTCAGAAGAATAACGGGTAGCGCAGTGAATTTCGGATCGTTTTTTAAGCGCCGCGTCATTTCAATACCACTTATTCCTGGCAACATCCAATCCAGAACCAGCAAATCTACAGACATCTGTGCTAATGATTGCTGCGCCTCTTCGGCCGTTGCAACAGTGGTTACATTCATTCCGGCATTTTCCAGCACCATCAGTAGCATGTCCCTGATGGATTCCTCGTCGTCAACGACAAGAATATTTAAAGTTGGCATGATCTTTCATCGTGAAGTTATTGCAGGTAGCCCAGAGTTTCTGGCTAGAACAATACAAACAAGTTATTGGATAAGGAGGGGCGAATTGATAGGTGTTTACAAAACTATGTTTTGCCACTAATAGTCGCAGAGGGACGTATGTCTGAACCAACGCCGCTGCGATCATGTCAAGCATACGTCTAATATGTGACGGTAATGTGACAATTCTGGCGTGCATTGGCAAACAGCTGAAACCCCCAACCATTAACGATTTGTGAATACGAATAGAACCCGACAATCACCATTACGGACACTAGATCACAGATTACCG
This region includes:
- a CDS encoding response regulator, whose amino-acid sequence is MPTLNILVVDDEESIRDMLLMVLENAGMNVTTVATAEEAQQSLAQMSVDLLVLDWMLPGISGIEMTRRLKNDPKFTALPVILLTARAERNDRIRAFEVGVNDNITKPFSPRDLIVRINSAINISKNLN